Proteins from a genomic interval of Rhinoraja longicauda isolate Sanriku21f chromosome 16, sRhiLon1.1, whole genome shotgun sequence:
- the LOC144601023 gene encoding uncharacterized protein LOC144601023, with product MTRPSKEKRYKCDVCGKAWHQPGLLDTHRRVHTGERPFDCPDCSKTFKTAQELKKHRRVHTGEKPFTCSTCGKTFARSSGLREHRRVHSGERPFTCSDCSKTFKTVWGLKIHLRVHTGEKPFTCSTCGKSFAQTSGLHHHQRVHTGERPFSCSNCDKSFSSSSWLRAHQQVHTVEWAFTCSDCGKGFKTIPELKVHRRVHTRERPYTCRDCGKGFARSDGLLKHQRIHTGERPFTCTQCGKRFTQSSNLLKHQRVHARRTPLHLRPVRQGLHQLLPAAKAPVGARRRPSDPQPGGSKRHSAVKEGTPQSH from the coding sequence ATGACGAGGCCCAGCAAGGAGAAGCGTTATAAGTGCGACGTGTGTGGCAAGGCTTGGCATCAGCCAGGCCTGCTCGACACCCACCGGCGGGTGCACACGGGAGAGCGCcccttcgactgccccgactgcagcAAGACCTTCAAGACGGCGCAGGAGCTGAAGAAGCACCGGCGggtgcacacgggcgagaagcccttCACCTGCTCTACCTGTGGCAAGACCTTTGCCCGGTCGTCGGGGCTGAGGGAGCACCGGCGGGTGCACAGTggtgagcggcccttcacctgctctgaCTGCAGCAAGACCTTCAAGACGGTGTGGGGCCTAAAGATACACCTGAGggtgcacacgggcgagaagcccttcacctgctccactTGTGGCAAGAGCTTTGCCCAGACGTCGGGGCTACATCATcaccagcgggtgcacacggGCGAGAGGCCCTTTAGCTGCTCCAActgtgacaaaagcttttcatcgtCGTCGTGGCTGCGGGCGCACCAGCAGGTGCACACCGTTGAGTGGgccttcacctgctccgactgcggcaagggATTCAAGACGATCCCGGAGTTGAAGGTGCACCGGCGGGTGCACACCAGGGAGCGGCCGTACACCTGCAgggactgcggcaagggcttcgcCCGCTCCGATGGCCTGCTGAAGCACCAGCGcatccacaccggcgagcgcccatTCACCTGCACCCAGTGCGGCAAGAGATtcacccaatcttccaacctactaaagcaccagcgggtgcacgccCGGCGgacgccccttcacctgcgcccagtgcggcaagggctaCACCAGCTCCTCCCAGCTGCTAAAGCACCAGTGGGTGCACGCCGGCGACCATCCGatccccagcccg